In Desulfosporosinus youngiae DSM 17734, the genomic stretch TATATCTAATTGTGTGCTATATTTTAAAGATGACAGGGTGAAGCAATCGAAGAGCTTACGCTAACTGCGTGAGCTTCAGTATATAAATGCTAATTATTGAGAAGGGAATGAAATGTTGTTGAAGTTTAAAAACCGGAATAGAAAAGGTTGGGCTGCTATAGTGCTGGTGATCCTGGCGGCAGGAATATTAACAGCTTGCAACTCGGACAAGAATGAATCGTTTGAAGCTGACGGCTTTGCTATGGGGACGGTCATTTCCCAAAAGGTTTATGGAGTAAAAGGACAAGCTGTAATGGATGAGGTTATGGAAAAGATAAACTATCTGGACGGACTCTTAACCTTTAATGCCCCGGAAGGGGACATATTCAATCTGAACCAAAATGCAGGAATAAAGAATGTGGAATTGAATCCTGAAACTGTCAAGATAATAAAAAAGGCTCAACAAGTATCTGAACTGAGCAACGGGGCTTTTGATGTCACCATAGGGCCGGTGGTTAAAAGCTGGGGAATAGGAACCGAGCAAGAACATATTCCGGGCAATGAAGAATTGCAAAAATTACTCTCCTTAGTTAATTACCAGGATATTTATATAAATGAATCATCCGTCGGACTGAAAAGGGCCGGGCAAATGGTTGATCTTGGGGGTATTGCCAAAGGCTATGCAGGAGATGTTGCTAAGGAGATTTATAAAGA encodes the following:
- a CDS encoding FAD:protein FMN transferase, translating into MLLKFKNRNRKGWAAIVLVILAAGILTACNSDKNESFEADGFAMGTVISQKVYGVKGQAVMDEVMEKINYLDGLLTFNAPEGDIFNLNQNAGIKNVELNPETVKIIKKAQQVSELSNGAFDVTIGPVVKSWGIGTEQEHIPGNEELQKLLSLVNYQDIYINESSVGLKRAGQMVDLGGIAKGYAGDVAKEIYKEKGIHSAYINLGGNVVTVGNKPDGSPWKAGIRNPRPVGQQSGQVVGIVKVTDKAVVTAGDEQRYFEKDGQRYHHILDPKTGYPAKSDLMSVTLVTDSSLEADALDTAVFILGLEKGKELLRQYGGVEAVFITTDKKIYVTEGLKGNFEFHDESKQFEYIE